In Anaerolineales bacterium, one DNA window encodes the following:
- the drmA gene encoding DISARM system helicase DrmA, with protein sequence MPTRNDMLIALYREVIGPRNGPNEILPEEQDPRTEYITGVLEPVTASSTDERIEDNIDEIIEETSSEEDQDSQGYVASPGVFAPALDPKALPRSIGVSFTLEAEDGIPQIEVCATWSRYYLEQDGWHRNPSGYLSGSLDVSQASIDLTAGAGARLHIRSRQLIPGVWKVSIFLINVTQIVGEHPTTSEYLFQPQLRTHILNGTKLVPVRHLDDNHTQSHAQPFDNQQEELSLALLYRQRTAFARGHMCGAMWKEIDPERPFELTNRPQEAPFVWTDSETITESERGKYSPADVRSELIPIYLIQTPDMDWLNEYGRPPELRPEVLAETWDPDQVRAALQPLVEGYQAWLQVQQSELNRLEAVYQDVARTHLQECNQVASRIQEAIEILCSDEDARLAFCFANKAIDMQARWKNLQRSLAWRPFQLAFILLNIPSLANPFHPDRDICDLLWFPTGGGKTEAYLGLSAFVLGLRRLRAKHDSPGQDRTGAGVGVLSRYTLRLLTIQQFRRALGVVTACETLRMMGAGRGSTIGWRPHGCQKTDNLIWGGIRFSAGLWVGGGVTPNSMMSIGPMPVPGGTGFMMIAGALDILRGLRPDYDGPDAELARYVQQVRRNLQVEGEPAQVTNCPCCQTPLAISDEGLGAGEFTLHFVYQGGNPTIPPISMLTPRRPIPSLVINSVNIFSHQSPTYRTISINFTIPDGSFFSSLNVDDWWEQSIKPALGGNAQIQSARPSRPGYFILKYSTNQGSYKQNDFDIFCPNPNCDLNQSLWAEQVPEPREREGSRTNVRRQVSTTPNPNRIPDPVIDLTDGLLWQDIPEPFRLEQGKKWSTRIPIPAFTVDDQIYHRCPSLVISTVDKFARLAFEPKAASLFGNVTHYHSRWGYYRIWCPPSDGSQQTGLRDHPAGRAVGNPLHRGVPPFSPPELILQDELHLIEGPLGSMVGLFETAVDMLSQRIIDERFVFPKYIASTATVRQAEAQVKSLFNRRLTQFPPSAVSSDERFFATGTEAHPLDTRKPGRLYAAVCAPGKGAQTPIVRIWSSLLQGSFDLSQSTSINEIDPFWTLVGYFNATRELAGALSLYRQDIPERMESRSGMGARVLDESRRLELSSRASSMNLPVLLQKLEISMPNAQDAVFATSMFGTGVDVDRLSLMVVHGQPKTTSSYIQATGRVGRKTSALVVSFFRASRPRDLDHYEFFTGYHRALYRYVEPVTVAPFSPRARERSLGPLAVVLLRQAKALNGIRVHEQWRIQQRIGSTFHSLANRMASARFDPEVMIIPELFEQRSIIQPVGRRPVPGITNNETASELDRWRAIAALYPNPDQFVYNEPAVLRQPQRHVVLGDAQHRGRLEEAFENAPQSLRDVEETTGFKV encoded by the coding sequence ATGCCAACTAGAAATGATATGTTAATTGCACTTTATCGTGAGGTCATTGGCCCAAGAAATGGACCCAACGAAATCCTGCCGGAAGAACAAGATCCGCGGACTGAATATATTACAGGTGTGTTAGAACCGGTTACAGCATCCAGCACCGACGAAAGAATTGAAGATAACATTGACGAAATCATAGAAGAGACCAGCAGTGAAGAGGATCAAGACTCGCAAGGTTATGTAGCATCCCCCGGGGTATTTGCACCCGCCTTGGACCCCAAGGCACTACCGCGATCTATTGGCGTATCATTTACTCTGGAGGCGGAAGATGGCATTCCGCAAATTGAAGTTTGTGCAACTTGGTCAAGATACTATTTAGAACAGGATGGTTGGCATCGGAATCCATCAGGCTATTTGAGCGGCAGTCTCGATGTTTCACAAGCATCCATCGATCTAACCGCAGGGGCAGGGGCAAGACTGCATATTCGTTCCCGACAATTAATTCCGGGGGTTTGGAAAGTCTCCATTTTCCTGATAAATGTTACACAGATAGTTGGTGAACACCCAACCACAAGCGAATATCTTTTTCAACCGCAATTGCGGACTCATATACTTAACGGCACAAAATTAGTTCCTGTCAGACATCTTGACGATAATCATACTCAATCCCATGCGCAACCATTTGATAATCAACAAGAAGAATTATCACTTGCTTTGCTATACCGTCAACGCACGGCATTTGCGCGCGGACATATGTGCGGCGCGATGTGGAAAGAAATTGATCCTGAACGTCCCTTTGAATTGACCAACCGCCCACAAGAGGCTCCTTTCGTATGGACGGATTCAGAAACCATTACTGAATCAGAGAGAGGAAAATATTCACCTGCTGATGTGCGCTCCGAATTAATACCAATCTATTTAATTCAAACGCCTGATATGGATTGGCTGAATGAATATGGACGACCACCCGAATTGAGACCAGAAGTATTAGCCGAAACATGGGACCCTGATCAAGTCAGAGCGGCCCTGCAACCTTTAGTCGAGGGCTATCAGGCATGGCTGCAAGTACAACAAAGCGAACTTAATCGACTTGAGGCTGTATATCAGGATGTTGCCAGAACTCATCTTCAAGAATGTAACCAGGTGGCATCACGTATCCAGGAAGCAATAGAAATTCTTTGTTCAGATGAAGATGCCAGATTGGCGTTTTGTTTTGCCAACAAAGCCATTGATATGCAAGCGCGATGGAAAAATCTCCAGAGATCCCTAGCTTGGAGACCTTTTCAACTTGCATTTATTTTATTGAATATTCCATCACTTGCAAATCCATTCCATCCTGATAGAGACATATGTGATTTACTATGGTTTCCTACAGGTGGTGGTAAGACAGAGGCATACTTGGGTTTATCCGCATTCGTATTGGGACTTAGACGTTTGCGCGCCAAACATGACAGTCCAGGACAAGATCGAACGGGCGCTGGAGTTGGCGTATTATCACGTTACACTCTACGGCTACTCACAATACAACAATTTCGAAGAGCATTAGGGGTGGTTACAGCATGTGAAACCCTCAGAATGATGGGAGCAGGGAGAGGCAGCACTATTGGCTGGCGCCCACATGGATGTCAAAAAACAGACAACCTTATCTGGGGTGGAATCCGCTTTTCAGCCGGGTTATGGGTGGGTGGCGGAGTAACGCCAAATAGCATGATGAGCATTGGTCCAATGCCTGTGCCGGGGGGAACTGGGTTTATGATGATAGCTGGTGCATTGGATATTTTGCGCGGATTGCGTCCAGATTATGATGGGCCTGATGCAGAGCTTGCCAGGTATGTGCAACAAGTCAGAAGGAACTTACAGGTGGAAGGTGAACCAGCACAGGTCACAAACTGTCCCTGTTGCCAGACACCGCTAGCCATCTCTGACGAAGGACTTGGAGCAGGGGAATTCACCTTACATTTTGTTTATCAAGGCGGGAACCCGACAATTCCGCCAATAAGCATGCTAACACCCCGTCGTCCCATACCATCTCTGGTAATTAATTCAGTTAATATTTTTTCGCACCAATCGCCAACATATCGCACCATATCAATTAACTTTACAATACCCGACGGGTCATTTTTTTCGTCTCTAAACGTTGATGATTGGTGGGAGCAATCCATCAAACCTGCATTGGGCGGTAATGCACAAATACAATCCGCGCGCCCATCGCGTCCGGGCTATTTTATTTTGAAGTATTCCACAAACCAAGGTAGTTACAAACAAAATGACTTTGATATTTTCTGCCCCAATCCGAATTGCGACCTAAATCAGTCGCTTTGGGCGGAACAGGTTCCGGAACCTCGGGAACGAGAGGGCTCCCGGACAAATGTCCGACGACAGGTATCCACTACTCCAAATCCCAATCGTATACCAGATCCAGTCATTGATTTAACCGATGGCCTTTTATGGCAGGATATTCCAGAACCATTCCGATTGGAACAAGGCAAAAAGTGGTCAACTCGGATTCCCATTCCTGCTTTTACCGTGGATGACCAGATTTACCACAGATGCCCATCTCTTGTTATCTCAACCGTCGACAAATTTGCGCGTTTAGCATTTGAACCCAAAGCGGCATCACTTTTTGGGAATGTAACACATTATCACAGCAGATGGGGATATTACCGGATATGGTGTCCTCCATCGGACGGCTCCCAACAGACCGGTCTTCGAGATCATCCTGCCGGTCGTGCCGTTGGAAATCCTTTACATCGAGGAGTTCCACCATTTTCGCCACCCGAATTAATACTTCAAGATGAATTACATCTTATTGAAGGTCCCTTAGGTAGCATGGTTGGGTTATTCGAAACGGCAGTGGATATGCTTAGTCAAAGAATTATTGACGAACGGTTTGTGTTTCCCAAATATATCGCCTCCACAGCAACTGTTCGTCAAGCTGAGGCTCAGGTGAAATCGCTTTTCAATCGAAGACTAACTCAATTCCCGCCATCTGCAGTTTCCTCAGATGAGCGGTTCTTTGCCACTGGAACCGAAGCCCATCCTCTTGATACAAGAAAACCGGGCAGGCTGTATGCAGCTGTTTGCGCACCGGGTAAAGGTGCGCAAACCCCAATTGTCCGTATTTGGTCATCACTGTTGCAGGGATCATTTGATCTATCACAAAGCACTTCCATCAATGAAATAGATCCTTTCTGGACACTTGTAGGATATTTCAATGCCACCCGTGAATTAGCCGGGGCGCTATCACTATACAGGCAGGACATCCCGGAAAGAATGGAGAGCCGTTCCGGCATGGGAGCACGGGTTCTTGATGAGTCACGAAGGCTGGAACTCTCCAGTCGAGCCAGTTCAATGAATCTTCCTGTTCTGTTGCAAAAACTTGAAATATCGATGCCAAATGCCCAAGATGCCGTTTTTGCGACATCGATGTTTGGAACCGGAGTGGATGTGGATCGTCTCAGCCTTATGGTCGTGCATGGTCAACCCAAAACCACATCATCCTATATTCAAGCCACTGGTCGTGTAGGTCGTAAAACAAGCGCACTGGTGGTCAGCTTTTTCCGTGCAAGCAGGCCGCGGGACCTTGACCACTATGAATTCTTTACTGGTTATCATCGTGCGCTATATCGATATGTCGAACCGGTAACAGTTGCTCCCTTTTCTCCAAGAGCGCGGGAGCGGTCTTTGGGTCCATTAGCTGTTGTCCTTCTACGTCAAGCGAAGGCTCTGAATGGAATCCGTGTTCATGAGCAATGGCGGATTCAACAACGCATAGGAAGTACTTTTCATTCCCTGGCAAATCGAATGGCATCTGCAAGGTTTGACCCTGAAGTGATGATAATTCCAGAATTATTTGAACAAAGGTCAATCATCCAACCCGTTGGGCGCAGACCAGTGCCGGGTATTACCAATAATGAAACGGCATCAGAATTGGATAGATGGAGGGCAATTGCCGCCCTTTATCCGAATCCAGATCAATTTGTCTATAATGAACCAGCAGTGCTGCGGCAACCTCAACGCCATGTAGTGTTGGGGGATGCCCAACATCGTGGTCGCCTGGAGGAAGCATTTGAAAATGCTCCACAATCACTCCGTGATGTGGAAGAGACAACAGGATTTAAGGTGTAA
- a CDS encoding M23 family metallopeptidase, giving the protein MKGFFRFSIVLMTAPLLCGAALVVGYVMLVVLTIPQLPAWAQPGVEQWLFDIPQYAETSDNGSYGNSLPSGMSAVPFDGYVGPGSEIYGLPLIGPIPHWSDIYDKPLLGCKFQDPHYQTHTGSDFPVNEGTPIHTTIAGKVVWAGSNGPWGNLVVVENNGYQVWLAHLSSIQVVEGQIVNYGDVVGLSGNTGNSTGAHLHYGIRQKTGEQSAVWLNPQNYFTVDEYINIGCSD; this is encoded by the coding sequence GTGAAAGGCTTCTTCCGGTTTTCCATTGTCTTGATGACCGCCCCGTTATTATGCGGGGCGGCTTTGGTGGTGGGTTATGTCATGCTGGTGGTTCTGACCATTCCGCAACTCCCGGCATGGGCGCAGCCTGGTGTTGAACAGTGGTTGTTCGATATCCCCCAGTATGCGGAGACCAGCGACAACGGTTCGTATGGCAATTCACTTCCATCCGGAATGAGCGCTGTTCCCTTCGATGGCTATGTTGGACCCGGTTCAGAGATCTATGGCTTGCCCCTGATCGGTCCCATCCCACATTGGAGTGATATCTATGACAAGCCATTATTAGGATGTAAGTTCCAAGACCCACATTACCAGACCCATACTGGTAGTGACTTTCCCGTGAATGAAGGCACACCGATTCATACAACCATCGCAGGCAAGGTCGTGTGGGCTGGCTCGAACGGTCCGTGGGGTAATCTGGTAGTGGTTGAGAATAATGGTTATCAGGTCTGGTTGGCTCATTTGAGCAGCATCCAGGTAGTGGAGGGGCAAATCGTAAACTACGGCGATGTGGTGGGATTGAGCGGCAACACCGGTAACAGCACCGGCGCGCATTTACATTACGGCATTCGCCAGAAGACGGGCGAACAAAGTGCCGTCTGGCTCAACCCACAAAACTATTTTACGGTTGATGAGTACATCAACATTGGATGTTCGGATTAG
- a CDS encoding DnaB-like helicase C-terminal domain-containing protein, which translates to MPRSGTLGNPQPYTPFGVFAGLSFWGGGLTLLAAAPGIGKTSWLLRMIFESACLHIPSAIGCYEHTPEELRFRLFLQTEAMTGGPHTQPSQPVVEAALARASEAVLLSLNSGEDTVRALEDMLIHDYAFPVKGPALIAVDYLNRVPVVGLTGMMNEEGRSGEAAAALREMARHHGWAIIAAAALKSERFNDGDDLSALLGDERVPYEADRVLVVNRTGDVRDCGCAPLEVLTLKDRTGPARRWPMQFWGERFYPALEAEFHKHNPMALS; encoded by the coding sequence ATGCCGCGCTCTGGAACTCTGGGCAACCCTCAGCCCTACACTCCCTTTGGTGTCTTCGCTGGTTTGTCCTTCTGGGGCGGCGGCTTGACCCTGCTCGCCGCAGCGCCAGGAATAGGAAAGACTTCCTGGCTGCTGCGGATGATCTTCGAGTCCGCCTGCTTGCATATTCCATCTGCCATTGGCTGTTATGAACACACCCCGGAGGAATTGCGTTTTCGCCTGTTTCTGCAAACAGAGGCAATGACCGGTGGACCTCATACGCAACCATCACAACCCGTTGTGGAAGCAGCCCTGGCACGCGCCAGTGAAGCAGTATTGCTGTCGCTCAACTCAGGTGAGGATACCGTACGCGCGTTGGAAGACATGTTGATCCATGATTACGCCTTCCCTGTCAAAGGACCTGCTTTGATTGCCGTAGATTATCTCAATCGTGTTCCAGTCGTTGGGCTAACTGGCATGATGAATGAGGAGGGCCGCAGTGGTGAAGCTGCCGCCGCGTTACGCGAGATGGCACGTCATCATGGTTGGGCGATCATTGCGGCTGCCGCCTTGAAATCCGAACGCTTCAACGATGGCGATGATCTGTCTGCTCTCCTGGGCGACGAACGAGTTCCCTATGAAGCGGACCGTGTGTTGGTGGTCAACCGCACCGGCGATGTCCGCGATTGCGGTTGCGCTCCGCTGGAAGTCCTAACCCTCAAAGATCGCACCGGACCGGCACGACGCTGGCCCATGCAATTCTGGGGCGAACGTTTCTATCCCGCGCTCGAAGCGGAATTCCATAAACACAATCCGATGGCATTGTCATGA
- a CDS encoding A24 family peptidase, translating into MTWLLFYLLAMSLYDLRTRRIPNWATYPLMLAGMIAHFPGHMDLWLACFLLLSAWASGWMGAGDVKLWMAVLWALPDSNIPSLILLVFLSFLITSIIQFFWRFFQKQSLTGMKSPAAWRTIPFLLMVWHVH; encoded by the coding sequence ATGACCTGGTTGCTTTTTTATCTTCTGGCTATGAGCTTGTATGACCTGCGCACCCGGCGCATCCCAAACTGGGCTACCTATCCATTGATGCTTGCGGGCATGATCGCGCATTTCCCCGGACATATGGATTTGTGGCTGGCATGTTTTCTGCTGCTTTCCGCCTGGGCAAGCGGATGGATGGGCGCCGGGGATGTCAAACTCTGGATGGCAGTTCTTTGGGCTTTACCTGATTCCAATATCCCATCCCTGATCCTGCTTGTATTCCTTTCCTTCCTGATCACCAGCATCATTCAGTTCTTCTGGAGATTCTTTCAGAAGCAATCCCTCACCGGCATGAAATCCCCCGCCGCCTGGCGAACGATTCCCTTTCTCCTGATGGTCTGGCATGTACACTGA
- a CDS encoding MarR family transcriptional regulator, translated as MTDAIEFNKVLKEWSERFISRSMRNYMRFVKASGLSLSHFSILMHLYYRGPNDISEMGGHLDISVAAASQLINRLVDKQLVDRAESPQDRRVRQLTLTAKGRTLIEKAIEFRNQWIERLPLTLSEKQLETISASLRDLVTAEHNLDSQ; from the coding sequence ATGACTGATGCGATTGAATTCAACAAGGTTTTGAAAGAATGGTCAGAGCGGTTTATCAGCCGTTCCATGCGCAATTACATGCGCTTTGTCAAAGCATCAGGATTGTCCCTGTCTCATTTCAGTATCCTGATGCACCTCTATTATCGCGGCCCAAACGATATTTCAGAAATGGGTGGTCATCTGGATATCTCCGTGGCGGCAGCCAGTCAGTTAATAAATAGGTTGGTGGACAAACAATTGGTTGATAGGGCGGAATCCCCCCAGGATAGAAGGGTCAGACAATTAACGCTAACCGCCAAAGGGCGCACCCTGATTGAAAAGGCTATTGAGTTCCGCAACCAATGGATTGAAAGATTGCCCCTGACGCTTTCCGAAAAGCAACTGGAGACAATCTCCGCATCATTAAGGGATTTGGTAACAGCGGAGCACAACCTGGACAGCCAATAG